The Hemiscyllium ocellatum isolate sHemOce1 chromosome 39, sHemOce1.pat.X.cur, whole genome shotgun sequence nucleotide sequence TTCCCTGTAATAACAATCACCTTGTCCCTGTTCCCTCAATATTTATCTAATTCTGCCTCAGACACCAACACCACCTTCTTTCACCCAATGTTTGGATCAGGAATTCCTATCCTGACCTAGACAATGATGTCGTACCTTGTTAAATTGATCCTAAGTGACTAACCCCTGACCTGTGACCTACTGCCCTCTAGTGGTCCCTCCATATCAGGGATGGGAAATCGGTCTCCTGGCCCTGAAACTGGGACAATTCTTTAGGGCATGTGACAATATGATGTCATTGTGAACCCTGTGTAGATCCTTCTCATTTCAGATCAACCCCTCATTCCCTAACCTGGTGTCTTCCAGATGACTGGAGATTTACTGATCTACACCACCCACCTGACCCACATCCCAAACTATCCTGGATCTGTCATTGTGAGAACCAATGGAGCTGTTGTTCCTATTGAATGTCGTTATTTCAGGTGAGAATCTTTAATTGATTGTCAGTATGATCCCCTGCTGCTGTTGTCTGACACTGTCCTAAAATGGCTGCCCTGTCTCCTTCCTCCAGGAAGGGCAATGTGAGTAGCAATCCCATCAAGCCCACCTGGATCCCATTCTTCTCCACCAGGTCTGGAGAAGGGCATCTgtcattctccctgcatctaatGAATGGTACGTGATGGGTGGCTGGGGAGGGATCTCCTGATGGCTCTCTCTGGGTGTTGTACCCATTGGCTCCAACCCTTGTCTTGCTGTACTTCAGGTGATTGGCTTACAGAGCGCACTTCTACTGTCTACTCCCTGGGAGAACTCATTCACATTGAGGCATCTGTTTCAATGGCCAACCATGTGTCCCTGAAGCTGTACATTGATCGCTGTGTAGCTACACTGAGCCCAGACAAGGACTCCACCCTGAGATACAGCATCATTGACTACAATGGGTAAGGAGCTCTCTGCTTTCTCCAGCTGCTCCCATCTCAATGGCTTCACTCCATTCACTCCATTCCCCTTTGTCCATCTGCAGTTGCCTCCTGGACAGCAAAGCTGAGGACTCCTTTTCAACCTTTGTGTTGCCGAGAGACGGGCGGGAGCCGGACAAGCTCCAGTTTGACCTGGATGCCTTCCGTTTCTATGGAGATGAGCGATCCTTGGTAAGAGGAAGCTGCTGATGTGCTTCTCCACATTGGGGAGGGAGTCACTAAACACTGACTTGTTCTGACTATGTCCCTTAGATATTCATCACCTGTCACCTGAGAGTTGCTGCAGTGGATCAGGGAGATTCCAGGAACAAAGCTTGTACTTTCCAGAAGCTGGAGCATATGTAagttccctctccctgtccctcaggGATGTTGTTGTTGGGAGAGGTGATGCACCATGTGGTTGATGGGCTGTTTCTCTTGTTTAGCTGGAGCCCATTGGAGGGGTCAGACAGTGACATTTGTGCCTGTTGCCATGTGGGGAATTGTAGGAGCACAAGGGAGATCCTGATCCCTTTCAGAGGAAGGAGAGACCTTGCTACTGAAGCAGGTAGGATGTTGACCCTCTAAATGTTGGAtctcccctcacacccccaccctgcccccatttCCTGACTGGGATGTTTCTTCTTGCAGAGACTGAAGCTggattggagtgggagggggaggccTCACTTGGTCCCCTGATCATTCTGGATACTGGGCTTACCAACCTGGCAACACAGCCCctgacagagggtgatggaaaGATGCAGGAGAGGTCTCCAAGCAGTGAGTTGGCTGCCTGCTaatttctctttctgtccctGTTTTCCCTCAGTAACCATTGGTTTCTCCTTGTTTTGTAGGTGTGGAGTCAGAGCTGGTTGTGATGGTGGTCCTGACTGTGACAGCTGTCTGTCTGATCTCTGCATCATTGCTGGCCTTCTTCCTGTACAGGAGACACAAGCAAACACCCATCAACTGGTGATTGAAATAGTCAATAAAGCAGTGATTCATAGTGTCTTCTGTCTGGAGctggttttgtttcatttttcttttagtttttaaaCTATTCCTGGGTACAATCCCTGGGTTGAGCCTCTCCAGTCCATGAACTGAGCTTCCTGAATGATTGGATTATGGAAGATTATTGTTTGCCCCTTCCAGTGAGTACAGGGATTGATGGCATTTGACAGTGCTTTCCATTCTTATTTAAATCAGTCTGCAGAATGTGCTGGAGGAAGCTCTCTGATGTGGCCCTGTCTAAGGGAGAAACAGTTGGTGCTTGTCATCTGCTCTGATTCTGTTGAGGGGTCTGTGGATTCCCAATATTATCGGAGATGTCAGTCCTGTTGTCTTTGAACTGTTATCCCTCAGATTTCTGACATCCACAGGAGAGGGATGTcaaactgatgggctgaatgttgtCATTTCTCCAACCATGAAGCTGGGTTTGCAAGTTCTCTAGGGTTGTGGCCATTGACTGACAGAATAGAAACCTCATTTTTGAATATTGGTAGCTCTAATATTCTATTCAGCACTGAGTTTATTAAATAGTGCTCACCCCTCTAGAATAGGGAATGTGTTTTTAAGACATCAGCACcacctgtgtaatatggacacttttttGAAGTCACCACCTACATCCCCAATTTGCACTTTTCCATATTACCCTCCACACAGTAAACTCTGAACTGTTCACTGCCCTTTCATCAGtgtaatggaggaaaaggtgTGTAATGGTTCTGGTGTCTCTGCAGAAGAGGGACTGTTTCATCTCCCTGACAGAGATGGGCATAGCTGGGTCTCATTTAGGTGCCCATTGCTACCCCTTTGCTCTGATGGTTGGTCTCACCAGCCTGCAGAACATCTGAGATGCATAACTAATCCCAGTATCCTGtgggagactggtacaattgcaacatttaagaggcatttggatgggaatatgaataggaagggtttgaagggatatgggctgggtgctggcaggtgggatgagtttgggTTGGGgcatctggccagcatggatgggttggaccaaagagtctgtttccatgctggaaatctgactcGAACTTCCCACCCCGctctcccctccatctctgtcaagTATGTGTCCTTGGCTGCTTCTACCACCAAATTCCCCAGTCCATGAACTGAGCTTCTTGAATAAATGGTTATGGAAAATGTTTCCTCCTACCAGGGTGGACAGGGGATTGATGACGGCCTTGGAAAAGGACTTTCCATTCTCAATAAATCGCTTTCCAGAACGTGCTGGAGgaacagtgctgtgagtgtgagggagaaacGGTTGGTGTTTCTCATCTGTTCTGATTCTCTTCAGAAGTGTCCAAATGGATTCCCAATGTTCCCATCCCCTGAGATGCTGCCAGTCTTGTCGTGTTTGTGAATTGTTATCCCTCTGATTTCTGACCTCCTACAGTATTAGGATTTCAAACAGAGGGACTGAAAATTATCATGCCCCTGAACCACAAAGCTGTGTTGGCAAGTCCTGAAGGGTTGTGGTCATCTGATTGAATAGAAACCTAATTTTGAATGTGGATGGCCCTTATGTTCTATTCAGATTTGAATGTAAACTGTACTCCCCTTCCAGGACATCAGGCACCacctctaatatggacatttagGAAGATGTCACTGTCTACATCCCCACTTTCCACACCTTCTATatcctcctccacagtaaacactgaactGTTCTTTCCCCCCTTGTGCAACCACATGATGGTAACAATATAATCATCAAGTAATGGAGGGCAAAATGTGTAAGGtcatcttctgcagctatactGACACCATGTTTGTTGTACCTGACAAAGGCAGGCAGAGCgtgggcccatgcaggtgcccatggctactcctttgctCTGACAATTAGTTTCACCAACCTGCagcacatctctgggacacataaTTAACCCCAGTACCCTGTGGGTGAACACTCCAACTCACCCTCTGCCACTGATATGCATGCCCtcagctgcctccaccaccaaattctagccacccaacAACTGAGGATGAGCACCATCTTCCATCTTTGGTACCCACCAACCACATGGGATCTAAGTAGATTTCATCACTTCTGATGTTCCCGTCCCCagtttatcccagatccaaccctctaactcagcactgccctttcTGAACTATCCAATGtgtctttctgacctctccacgCTCACCTACCACCATCAcaccccatcttcatctacctaatgtattcccagctaccttcccccggCCCTACAGTGTCCCATTTAGCTCTCATACCCTTGGAACCACCCCTCCCACATttctgcttgaaatgttgactgttccccttggatgctgcctgactggctgtgctttaccaACACCACACTTTGAATCtgatctgcagtccccactttctcactGGTCCACTGTAATCAGTTCCCAACGCCACCCCCTTGACAAAAGACAAGCTTAAACAAAACATTGTCTCTCTTGTAAATCCAAAAGAGACAtagtcacccccaccccctctcccaaccCTCAAACTGCAGATTTTATCTGTGACTGGGGTGGGGAGATGGGTGGAAATTGCTTCCATTTCTAGGCCCCAGCAGGAACTGTTGCAAGTTAAGATTACTAATGCTGGTTCtgaaagtttgaaaaaaaaacaattcagggtgcttctattgtttcaatttCTTCAAAACCCAAGGCCTCAGTCCATTTATTTCACTGGTTTTTCAAGACACAGTTTTCAACCTTTTTGCTTAAAGCCTCTCCAAAAAACTGGGAAAAATATAATTCTTAAAACCAGAGCATTGCCACATGCTGAAGTCTCTAGAAAGAACTTGCACTCAGgactaaaagcaaaatactgcacagGCTGGAAAACTGAAGCAAGCCACAGACtatgctgggaaaactcaggtAGTCTAGCTGCATCTATTGACAGACACTGCTAACCTTTCAAGAGCCACATCCATCATAAACCGTGAACTGTCTTTCCACAGACTCTACTAAGATATCTCTGACACTGTCTTGGGCAGCATGGTTAGCACTTCTGGTTAGCACTTCTCCTTGacatcaccagggacctgggttcgatccttGGGCAATTATCTACGTGGAGTtcgccctgtctctgtgtggatttcctaatatcgaagatgtgcaggtt carries:
- the LOC132834211 gene encoding zona pellucida sperm-binding protein 3-like; its protein translation is MTGDLLIYTTHLTHIPNYPGSVIVRTNGAVVPIECRYFRKGNVSSNPIKPTWIPFFSTRSGEGHLSFSLHLMNGDWLTERTSTVYSLGELIHIEASVSMANHVSLKLYIDRCVATLSPDKDSTLRYSIIDYNGCLLDSKAEDSFSTFVLPRDGREPDKLQFDLDAFRFYGDERSLIFITCHLRVAAVDQGDSRNKACTFQKLEHIWSPLEGSDSDICACCHVGNCRSTREILIPFRGRRDLATEAETEAGLEWEGEASLGPLIILDTGLTNLATQPLTEGDGKMQERSPSSVESELVVMVVLTVTAVCLISASLLAFFLYRRHKQTPINW